CAGGTAGTGGCGATTTTCTAAAACTGTTTCGTGTGTTTGGTATCGAGTCTTCACCATTTCCAATAACAGGAAAAAGTTCTATCAGTTCGTATTTACCTTTTTTCAATAATAGCCAAACGATTTTTCTGGTGCATAATACATTCATGCCAGAAGAAGATATTGTTTGGGCAAACGATTATGCTTCAGAAAATGGATTAAAAGTGATCTACTGTTTGTGCCCCAATGCTAATTTGTATATTGAAAACAAAGTGCCGCAGGTTTCTTTATTTCAAAAACATAATTGTGAGTTGGTGTTGGGAACAGATAGTTATAGCAGCAACTGGCAGTTAAGTATTGCAAAAGAAATACAAACCTTACTGCAACATACTTCTATATCCATTGAACAAGCTTTGCAAATGGCAACAATCAACGGTGCAAAAGCTTTGCAGTGGGATAATGAATTAGGAAGTTTTAAAAAGGGAAAAAAACCGGGTGTTGTAATACTTGCAGAAGACTTCAGCAGTTCAGAAAGGTTATTGTAACATTACCTCTCTCCTTCAATCTTGACTATGCACAGGAGTCATCACTCATTATTGATCACTCATCATTCATCTTCACGGTTCCATGATCTGCTGCAATACCGGTAACGTTTTCATCTTTGAAAAATCGGGCATATGAAACATGTAAAACACTTCAACTGCTTCAAGCAACTGACGGCGTTGCAGATAATTCATTGGAATTTCGGTTAACTCATTTGGCTGCATAGCTTTCAATAATTCGCTGATGAGTTTTGCAGATTCCCCTTCTATAAAATAAACGTGCTGCGGATAATGTTCGGCAAAACTTCCTTCCTGCAGATCGAAAATAGTATATCGTTCCGCATCTTCTGTATTCATTTGGAAACCGAAAAAATTAGTAAGATGCAACGAAAAGTACAAAGGGAAATTAGCAGTTACAGCAGACGATGCTTTATCTAATTGCATCAATGCTTCTTCAACAAAATAAAACAGATCAGGATTATTTTCGGGTTGCTTTACACATTTCTGTAACAGTTCCATCATGTAGAGCAGTACACTGTTTTTTATAACATCAGCAAACAACTCTTCATACAAATAACTCCATCGGAATTCCTTTATACGTTGAAGGTTTTTTACATCATGATGATAAACGATTAGCTCGAGAATAGCACCCGGTTGAAAATAATTGGCTTTAGCCCCGCCCTTCTTTGCGTTTGTTCTTACCCCTTGCACAATATAACTCTGCAATCCATACAATTCAGTATAGGCCGATACAATTAAACTTGTTTCGCCATACTTTACTGTTCGTAAAATAACTGCCTTTGTTTTATGGAGCACATTACTCAATCTTCACTTATTTTATAAATACGATCTTGCCTACTTGTTTCTCTGCACCAAATTCATCTTTTGCCAATACCATGTATACTCCGCTTGACACACGTTGGTTTCTATAATCTCTTCCATTCCAAATTGCCTGCCCACCCAATGATCTTGTTTGAAAAACTAACCGTCCATTTAACTCTACAATTTTTACAATAGAATTTTCCGGTAAGCCACGAATCCCAATGTTACCATTGTAACCCGGTGGCACAGGGCTAGGAAACACAATTACTTTATCTGGATTTTCGTTCACATCTGTTGCACCTGCACGATAGCTGCAAATACCATTGAAGGTTGAAAAATATACTTCACCGGTTTTTGGATCAATTGCAATACGAATGATTGCGTTACTCAACAACGGACTGTTTTCTGCAGTAAATCGTTCCAACACTTTTTCTCCATCAGCACTGATTAACCAAACACCATTGCGTGTGCCTACCCATTTGCGGTTGGCAGCATCAACAGCTATTGCCCGGACATCTTCATTCTCGAATAGAAATCCTGCAAAATTATCCTGTTGCACAACCGGCTGAAAAGCTTCACATCCGTTTGTTGTAAATACTTCACCAGGGCATTGAATAATTGCAATGCCTTTATCTGTGCCTAACCAGATAAAACCATCTTTATCCTTCACCATGCAGTTCACTGCATTACTTGGCAGGTTACCGCTGCCTCTTCCGGTTTGAAACCATTTCCAACGATCATCACCAGTGTTATCGATTGACGCTCCATGATTATAAACAAACAGTCCATTTCCCTGCGGCACTTGTATCCATTTCTGATCAGCATCATCAATCAATATTGCACCTACCATATTATCCTGAATTAAAAAAGGCACACGAAACTGTTGCCAGTTTCCGTCTGCTTTTTTTACTAAAAAATTATTAGAGCCGGCGAAATTGCTGACCCATAAATTATTGGCCGCATCAAAAGCCATACCTCCAACACGATAATTATTTGGGTCGCCAACAGCAACATTCAAAGGCGAATTCTGTTTGTAGATCTTGTATTGGGTGGCTGATTTAAATTCTACCAAACCACCACCAAATGATCCCGCATAAATTGTTTCATCTCGTGGATCAATAGCAATACTGATAACATCAAATACCGTATCCATAAAGGATAAATTAGTTCGATTGTAATCTTTCCATTCGTTACCATCAAACGTAAAAAAACCTGTACCGTTGAATTGATAATTCCATGCATCGTTAATACTTCCTCCGGCAACATATAATTTGTTGTTGAAGAAAGACATTTCGCCATCTAGCGGACCATAAGGTGAATTGATGGCATAACGTTCAAATAAACTGCCTTCGGCTTTCAACAATCCTTTTTCAAAATCGGCGATCCATATTTCTGTTCCACTTTTAACGGCATGAAATGGGTAACGCAGTTCGTTGTTATTCTGAACAGTTGCATTTACAACTCCGTTGGTATTCATTGATAATACCCGCCTCTCGTTCCATCCAAAACGTTCTTCGCTGATAAGAATAGCAGCATCACTTACATTCACCGATTCCCATCGCCAGGCATCGTTATAAATGGCTTGCCAATTGAGGCCATTGTTTACATAAATCGTATTGAAGTATTGAACAACAATTGCTGCGTTAATAGTGAATACCTGTTGTATTGCACCTACGGGTAAGCCATTTGTACCACTTACTGTTGTCCAGCTCCTGTAATCATTCAGGTTTGTTGCATTCTGATTTGCAACTTTCAATCCTTCTTCAGTAGCTGCATAAAAACGTGTTGCGTCAGCTGCAAAACCATTCACTTTTACATTTGATCCGTTGTTACCAATAATGAACGTATTGCTGATCTCGTACTTCTCCAGATCAACTACAATTACGCCAAGACCTGTGCTGAGGTAAGCTTTGTTGTTATAAAAGTTGATGTTGTAAATGGTTTTATCACCTGTAACAGTGCTACGGAGTATATCCGGGATATTTATTACATCATTCCGGTACAGCACGTCGAGGTTACTGTTGTTATAAGCGATGAGCAGTTTTTCGCCGGCAGTATAATAATTCAGCGTACGTATCCCCACATCATTCAATCCACTTACTTTACTTATCCTGGTAATTTCTCCATCTTCCCGCCCAACACTGTAAGCACCGAAGTTTGTTGCCACATACACCTTATCATTCGCCAAGGCCACACGTTTGCCCGAACGGTAGTCCATATGCTCACGCCATTGACCAATGGGTGCAAGTTGTGCCAGTGATTTTGAACAACAGACCAGTAAAAGAAAAAAATAAACAAGAGAATGCCTCATCGCTTTCAAATTTAACTGCTTTTCATTCAAGCACATCATTTGGCTGATTTTATGCACTCTTTCCCTGTGGCAAACCAATACAGGTAAGCAATCAAGCCAAATTTTATGCGTTTGTTCAGGCAGAATGGCGTTTCTTTGCGCTGCTTTATTTCAATAAAAACGTATCAGAATAGCATGTGGTATAATCTGGGTAAATGGGTGTTGCGTAACAGGCTTCCTTTAATTATTATTGTTCTCCTTTCAACTGCTGTCATGACTTTTTTTGCATCGAAAGTGCAGCGCAGTTATGATTTTGCAAAAGCTATTCCGCTCGATCATCCAAAATACTTAGAGTACGAAGCATTTAAACAGAAGTTTGGTGAAGATGGGAGTTTGCTGGTAGTTGGTTTTCAAAAGAGCGATTTATTCAAACTTGAATTCTTTCAATCGTTCACTTCCTTACAGAAAGAAATGAAAAAAGTAACGGGCGTTGAAGATGTGTTAAGCATCAGCGCTGCTGTTAACCTGGTGAAAGATTCCGCCACAGAAAAACTAAAGACCACACTTATTTTTCCTGAAACAATTCAGACACAGGAGCAATTAGACAGCTCCAAACAAATACTCTTGAACCTTCCTTTTTATAAAGGACTGTTTTATAACCCTGACAGCAATGTATACATGATCGCTGTGCGCCTTAACAAAGAAGTGTTGAATTCGAAAAAGAGAAATGCTTCCGTTGATGGTATTGTAAAACTTGTCACTGCCTTTGAAGAAAAGCAAAAAGTCACGTTGCATTTGAGTGGCTTGCCACATGTGCGTACTGTGATGAGCACCCGCATTGCCGAAGAGATGCAGTTTTTTCTGTTGGGTTCAGTATTGCTATCAGCCCTTATACTGCTGGTGTTTTTCCGTTCATTCAGTGCCATGTGGTTAAGTATGGCTGTGGTGGTGATTGGTGTTATCTGGAGCCTTGCAACAATTGTGTTCTTTGGCTATAAGATCACCATTTTAAATGCTTTAATCCCGCCATTGATGGTAGTGATCGGTATACCCAACTGTATTTATTTCCTCAATAAGTTTCATACAGAATATAAAAAGACGGGAGATAAACATCAGTCGCTTGTGAACATGATCGGACGCATGGGTATTGTTACTCTCTTCTGTAACATTGCTGCAGCTATTGGTTTCGCTGTGTTTGCATTAACCAAAAGCCAGATCCTGCGTGAGTTTGGTATTGTGGCAGGTATCAATATCATGGTGTTGTTTGTAATTTCTTTTACACTCATTCCAATTGTGTTGAGTTATTTACCACCGCCAAAGCAACGACATGTTCGTTATTTGGAAAACGAGCGTCTCAACCGCTGGCTCATGCGGATTGAAAGCTGGGTGTTCAATCATCCCAAATACATTTATACCGCAACCGCTGTGCTGATCATTGTTTCTGTTCTTGGCGTGATGCGTTTGAAAAGCGTTGGCTACATAGTTGATGATCTTCCGCAAAATGATAAACTTTATGTGGATCTGAAATTCTTTGAAAAACATTTCTCCGGTGTAATGCCTTTGGAAATTGTGGTTGATACAAAACGTAAACAAGGTGTAACACGAAATATAAAAAGTCTTACAAATATTGATTCCCTCGTTTATTATTTACAAAGTCGCCCTGAGATCGGAAAAGCATTGGCGGTAACTGAAGGTTTGAAATTTGCCCGTCAGGCTTATTACGACAGCGACAGTAATATGTACACGGTTCCCAATGAATTTGATCTTGCTTTTCTTGCACCTTATTTACGCATGAAAGGTGACAGCAGCAACAAGAACAACAATTTTGTAAAGCTCGTGGCCAATTTCATGGATAGCACCCAACAAAAAGCACGCATCAGTGTAAACATGGCTGACGTTGGCAGCGACAGCCTTCCGAAAATTCTTGCAGCCGTTCAACAAAAAGCAGAAGAGTTGTTTAACGGTGACAGTCTTGCATATGCAGGATTGATAAACAAAGGCGAAGTAAAACCAGCAGATATTGATTCATCAAAACTCAAACGTACTGCAGATATTCAACTCACAGGAACAAGTATCATCTTTGTTGAAGGCAGCCGCTTTATTATTAATGGATTGAAAGAAAGTATTTTCTGGGCATTCCTGTTGATTGCAATTTGTATGCTCTACCTCTTCCGTTCTTTCAGGATACTTGTTTGCTCTCTCATTCCTAATATCATTCCGTTGGTTATTACGGCTGGCGTGATGGGCTGGGTTGGCATTCCATTAAAACCGAGTACGGTATTAGTTTTCAGCGTTGCTTTGGGTATTGCCATTGATGTAACCATACGTTTCTTAATCAACTACAAACAGGAACTTCCTCTGCATAAACATGACGTTAAGGAAACGGTGAAACAAACCATTCGCCAAACCGGTATCAGTATTATTTATACTTCACTGGTATTGGTAGCCGGCTTTATTATTTTCTGTTTCTCCGGTTTTGGGGGTACTAAGGCACTGGGCTGGCTAACCTCACTTACCTTACTGGTTGCCATGATCACAAACCTTGTACTATTACCGGTTCTATTGATCACTACAAGTAAAAAAGTGACATACCGTTCATAAAAAAACATTGTAAAAAAGCAGCATCAGCGTAATTTTTCTGTCTTCCTTTAACAAATCTTAACATTAGCTGTTACATTTGACGTCTCCTTACGTAAAAAAGGCTCTAGCTGATTGATTGCACCCCCAATTTTGGATTTAACTTTCATTAATAAACCTAAATCGAGTATGAGAAAACTTGTAAGTATGACGTTCGTGCTATTACTCTGCATGATGCAGGCAGTTGCACAAGAAAAAACTGTTACAGGAAAAGTAACAGACGAAAAAGACGGCACACCATTATCTGGTGTTTCGGTGACAGTTAAAGGCTCCTCCATCGGGACAACTACCGCTGTTGACGGAACTTTTCGATTAAGTATCCCCTCTAGCGCAAGAACATTAGTATTTTCTTTTGTAAACTATGCCGCAGTTGAGATGAATGTGGCAAACAGAAGCACTTTTACCGTTTCTTTATCATCTACCGATAAAGATTTGCAGGAAGTAGTAGTAGTTGCTTATGGCACGAAAAAGAAAAGTGACCTTACAGGATCAGTTGCTACAGTAAAAGCCGCGGACATTGAGAACAAACCATTCAGCTCTGTAGACAAAATTCTTCAGGGCGGTGTACCAGGTTTGCAATCTGTTGCTGCTTCTGGTCAACCAGGTGCTGCGCAAAACATCCTCATTCGTGGGGCAAGTTCTATTACAGCAAGCACTGCTCCCCTTTGGGTTATTGACGGTATTCCTATTAACAGTGGCGATGCATCACGTTTACAAACAACTGCCAATTTGTTAAGCACATTAAACCCAAATGATATTGAGACTATCACAGTCTTAAAAGATGCGGCATCTCAATCAATTTATGGTAGTCGTGCGGCAAATGGAGTAATCCTTGTTACAACAAAAAAGGGTAAAGCAGGTAAAACTGTATTCCGTTTTGATACAGAATTTGGCGTAAACTCAGTGGCTTACGAGAATGATCGTTACCGCCCTCTTACTTCGGCAGAATACTTTACGATTACAACTGAAGGGTTGGTAAACGCAGGTGCAAGCCAGGCAACTATCAATAGTACATTAGCAGGCTTAGGTTTTGGTAATGGTAACGACTTTAACTGGAAAAAAGGTATCACAAACGAAAATGCTGCTCAACAACAATACAATCTTAGTGTGCAAGGTGGTAACGAACGTACGACGTTCTTCCTTTCTGGTGGTCATTTCATCCAGGAGGGAACTACTGTCAACTCTAAATTCAAGCGTACTACCGGCAACTTTAAGCTAACCCATAAGGCAACCGATAAGTTAACAATCATTGCAAACCTGAATGGTGGTTTTGTTAACCAACGTGCTCCTCTCGCTGGTGGTGCATTTGGTAATCCAGTGCTTTCGTCATTCTTCCTGTTACCATCAAGAAGTGCATATAACACTGATGGTACATGGAATTACAACCTTGGTGGTTTACATAACACTATTGCACTTACAGAACTCGACAAGCGTTTTCTCAGGGAAATAAGCATGAGGGGTGGTTTGAGCGCAGAATATAAAATTCTTAAAAACCTTCGCTTCAAAACCAGCTATGGCGGCGATCTCAACTTCCTCGAAGAAGATCAATATAACAATCCGTTCCATGGTGATGGTTTGGCATCAAATGGTCGTGCATTTTCATATTATACCCGTTATTACAACTGGGTTTGGACGAATACACTTGATTTAGATCAAAAAATTACACGCAACGGTGATCTATCATTAAATGCACAGATTGGTTATGAGAGTCAAAAGTCTAATGGCTATTTCTCGTCTTTGCAATCGCAGGATTACCCACCAACGTTGTTGTTAACTTATCCGGCAGCGGGTGCGAGACCAACTACTGCAAGCGCCACTATCTCTGATTATTCGTTCAATTCACAATTTGGATCGGTAGCATTAAACTACCAAGATCGCTTTGTTGTATCAGGAAGTTTGAGGAGAGATGGTTCTTCACGTTTCGGTGCAAAAAACAAATTTGGTGTTTTCTATTCAATAGGTGGTACATGGAATGTGGACAAAGAAGCATTTATGCAGAATGTGGAGTTTGTAAATCAGTTAAAACTCCGTGCATCTTATGGTGTTAACGGTAATGCTGGTATTGGTAACTACGACTGGTTGCCTTTATATGGTTATGGCGCTAACTACAACCAACAGCCTGGTAGCTTCCCTTCTAATGTGGGAGATTCCAGTTTGACATGGGAATTGAATAAACCATTTAACGTGGGTATTGATTTCAGTATCTTAAAGAATCGTGTAAGCGTAAGTGTTGACTACTACACACGTAAATCTGAAGATCTTTTGTTGAATGTACCATTGTCACGTACAACAGGTTTCTCGTCAGCTACCAGAAACATTGGTGAAATGGAGAATAAAGGTGTGGAAGTTGATATCAAAACAATTCCTGTTTTAACGAAAGATTTTACCTGGAATCTCGATTTGAATTTCGCACACAACCAAAATAGGATCACAAGTTTACCTGGTGGACAGGATATTGCTGATGGTAATTTCATTATTCGCCAAGGTGTTGCATACAGAACTTTCTTCCTGCGTGAATATGCAGGTGTAGATCCAGCAAATGGAGATCCTCTTTGGTACACAGACGCTACTCGTAAAACCACAACAAATGTTTATCCGGGTGCAGGCGCCCGTATTTTACAAGGGAATGCATTACCTAAATTCTTTGGTGGTTTAACCAACACGTTTACTTACAAAAACTTCTCACTTGATGTACAGTTGTACTACAACTTTGGGAACTTTGTATACGACACTTGGGGAAGCTATTATGTAGGTGCAGGTTTTGGTGCAACCTTCAATAAGGTTTCAAGAGTATTAAACCGTTGGCAGAAGCCTGGCGATGTTACGGACATCCCCAAATATATCTACAACGGAAATAAAAATTTCCAAGGCGGTTCTTCCTTCTATCTGAATAGCGGCGATTTCGTTCGTGTTCGTAATCTTCAGTTAGCTTATACGCTGCCAAAAACTGTTGTTTCAAAAATTAAATTGACAGGAGCGCAGTTTTATTTCAGAGGTACCAATCTGTTTACTTGGGTTAAAGACAAAAATCTGCCTTTCGATCCTGAACAAGGTACCGGCAGCGCAACCAACCTGCAGGTGTTTATTCCTAAAACAATTACTGCGGGCTTAAATATTACTTTCTAAAATTTAATATTCGATTTATTATGATACGATCAATAAAAAATAAACTGTTTTTGCTTCTTGTAGCTGCTGTCGCATTTACATCATGCAAAAAATCGTTTTTGGAACTTAACCCCCCAACCTCGTTAACGCCAGGGCAGGCATTAGCTACAGAAGCGGATTTGCAAGTTGCTTTAAGAGGCGCTTATGCTGGATTGCGTGGTGTAGATTATTTCGGACGCACTGTTCCAATTCTTGGCGATATTATGGCTGACAACACTTATCAGCATGCTGTTAATACCAATCGCTATACACTCTTTAACAACTACTCATTTGTTGTTACTGATGGTAATGCTTTGGGCCTATGGACAAGTGCTTATTCTGTCATTCTCCGTGCGAATAATATTATTAATTCGCCCGTAGCAAGTAACGCTAACGTCAATCAATACAAAGGTGAAGCATATGCACTGAGAGCGCTCTCATATTTTACATTGGTGCGCTATTTCAGCAAGCCTTTTACCGATGCTCCCGATAGTCACGGCGTACCTTTAGTTACGACTTATAATCCTGATGATAAACCAGGACGTGCTACTGTTGCCCAAGTATATGCTTTGATCTTAAGTGATCTTACGCAGGCTTATACATTAATGACCAAGTACACCAACTCGTCACAGTTCAGCAAATATGCTGCAAAAGGTTTGGAAGCAAAAGTTCATATGACAATGGGAACTAAGGCAGCGGCATTAACTGCGGCGTTAGATGTGATAAATAATGGTGGTTTTGGTTCTTTAACTGCAGCTAACCATGCCGCTTATTGGACAAGCCCTGCTATTAGAACTGACAAGCTTGAAACTTTATTTGAAGTTTCCTCTGATGCAGTAGGCAATCTTTCATTCGATGCTCTCTCGTATCTCTACAGTCAAGCAGGTAACTACGGCGACTTAGTTGTAGCCGATGATTTATATGCATTATTTGGTGCCGCTGATGTACGTAAAGCTTTGTACCCTGTTGTGCCGCGTCCAGCTGCCGGAGCCTCTATTCCTACTGTGAACAAATACCCTGCTATTACTGGTGATTTAAGTGAAACAAAAGTATTACGCTTAAGCGAAATGTATTTAATTGCCGCAGAAGCATCGTTACCTGCCAATGAAGTAAATGCATTGACTTATGTAAACTATATCACTAGTCGTCGTGGAGCTGATGCGATCGCATCAACCGGCAATCAATTATTTGAAGACATTATTACCGAAAGAAGAAAAGAACTTGCTTTTGAAGGTGACCGTTACATGGATTTACAGCGTTTGAAACGTACTGTTTCCCGTAGCACAAACTATCCAGCTGCAGCAAGAACTATTGACTACACAAATTTCAGAAGGATTTTGCCAATCCCACAATCTGAAACTGATGCAAACCCTACTATTAAAGCACAACAAAATTCAGGTTATAACTAATAATTTTTCCTGTATTGAATAAATAAAGCCGGTTTTAAACCGGCTTTATTTATTCTTTCCTATTTCTTCATTACTTAGTAGGCTACTATTATAAACATGAATTTATTGGCTAAATCAATTACTCTTACCTCAACACCTCTTCCAACTTCTTCTCCAAATCACTCCCTCTCAAATTATCTGCAATAATTTTTCCTGTTGGGTCAAGTAATACATTGTAAGGAATTCCATTGAAACCATACAAACCGACAGCTTCACTATCCCAGAATTTTAAATCGCTGATATGTGTCCAGGTAAGACCATCTTTTTTAATGGCTTCTAACCAGGCATCCTTCGTTTTATCTAACGAAACACCAAGTATCGTAAAGTTTTTATTCTTATATTTATTATAAGCTGCTACTACATTTGGATTTTCGCCACGACAAGGGCCACACCAGCTTGCCCAGAAATCAACCAACACATACTTACCTTTTAAACTACTCAATGAAAAATTATTTCCATTTACATCAGGCATGGTAATATCAGGAGCCATTGTACCAATAGCTGGTGTATTTTGTTTTGGTGCCTGTGGTGCTGAAGCTACACTTTCACGATATTGTTTCACTACGGTTTGAATACCTGTATGCTTCGGAAAACGCTTCAGCAAATTGTTATACATCGCTTCGTTTTCCGTTGCATCTGTTCCTGTATTGATCGATGTGGCGAACATACTTACCATCGGACTTTTGTCTTCCATGGCAACTTTTTTTACATAAGTTTTGAAAGCTGTAACCATGTTTGTCATAGCCGCTTGCTGCACATTACGAAGACTATCGCCCTGAATTACATTCTGCAATTCGTATTGCATGCTGCCCAGCTTTTGTTGTGTGGCTGAGAGTGAATCAACAAACTCACGTAAGCGTTCACTTGCAGGAGAACCTTTGTAACTCAACTTGCGGATATCATTCCAATCACCTGTAATGGTAATATCAGATTTGTCATTGATCACAAAAAACAATGGTCCGTTTTCAATCTGCGGGAAACGTAATTGCAACAATGATTCTTCTGCTGCTTTTCCTTTCAATGAGAATTTACCGCCGTTCAATGTAATACTATCCAACACCTGCGGTGGCATGTTATCGAATGATATTTGTTCAAGGTAAACAACAGTAGCCGGTGCATTCTTCACTTCACCACTTACCGTAAAATTTTTACTTCCATTGTTTTCACATGCTGCAGCCGAAAAGGCAATCAATGCAATGATTCCAATTTTTTTCATGTTCATTATTTAGTTCGCTAATTTTTCTGTTACTAATTGATTCAGCAGCTTTGGATCGGCTTTACCTTTTGATTTCTTCATCACTTCACCAACAAACAAACCAATCAACCCTTTCTTTCCTTTCTTATACTCGGTTACTTTCTCAGGCATATTGTTCAACACTTCATCGATCAACTTTTGCAACGCATCTTCATTACGTTCCTGGATTAGGTTCAACTGTTGTGCCAGTTCCAAGGCAGTTGTTCCATTGGATTGCAACATAGCAGGGAATAATTTCTGTGCTGCCATCGTATGACTCACTTTCCCATCTTCCACCAATTGAATGATCGATACAAGTTGTGCAGGTTTGATCGAAAGACTGCTGATCTCTTTTCCTTCTTCATTCAATACCGATTTCACCGGACCAAGCAACCAGTTGGCAATTTGCTTATATGATGTTGTTTCAGCTGCAGCAGCTTCAAAATAATCGGCCAGCTCTTTATCATCAGTTAACAATGCAGCATCATATTCAGGCAATGCATATTGTTGAATAAACCGTTGCTTCTTTTGTTCGCTCAGCTCAGGCAATGCCGCTTTAATAGCATTGATGAATTCATCTGTAATTACAAACGGGGGCAGATCAGGATCAGCCATGTAACGGTAATCATCTGCATCTTCTTTAGTACGGATAGCAAATGTTGTTTCTGTATCAGGATTAAAGCCTCTCGTTTGCTGAACGATCATTTCACCTTTTTCTTTCATGTCGATCATCCGCATTACTTCATGATCAATTGCTTTTTTCAGAAATCGTATCGAGTTGAGATTTTTGATCTCCACTTTTGTTCCAAGCTTCTTCTCTCCTTTCAAACGGATTGAAATATTTGCATCGCAACGCAAACTGCCTTCTTCCATATTACCATCACACACGTTTAATGTGCGAACAAGTTTACGTACCTCAGTAACATATGCTGCTGCTTCATCGCCACTATGCAGATCGGGTTCTGTTACAATTTCAATTAACGGTACACCTGCACGGTTATAGTCAACAACAGAATAATTTTCTTCCTGGTCGTGCATACTCTTGCCCGCATCTTCTTCCATGTGTATGCGGTTGAGTTGAATGTTCCGTTCTCCATCATCCGTTTTGATCTTCACAAACCCGCCAACACAAACAGGTGTGGTATGTTGCGATAGTTGATAGCCTTTCGGCAGATCGGGGTAGAAATAATGCTTGCGTGCAAAATAGTTTTTACGTTCAATTGCACAATTACAGGCAAGCCCCATACGCACTGCCAGTTCAATAGCTTCTTTATTCAACTTGGGTAATGTGCCGGGATGAGCCAATGTAATGGGACTGATGTGTGTGTTTGGTTCAGAACCAAAACCTGCACTATCGCCACAAAACAATTTGCTTTTGGTGAGCAATTGGGCATGTACTTCCAGTCCTATGACTGCTTCATATTTATCACTGTAATTCGACATAAAGTTTATTTTCAACTCTTTTTGCCTCGACTAGCCGATCGACAAAAAGCCAACCCTTCGACTACTCTATGGGTAGCCCTTGGTTTGGGTTGGCAAAAATACCCGTTTTACCCCGAAGCATCTGTGAGTAAGCTCACAAAAAAGTCCCCCGGTTGACCGGGGGACGAACTAAATCAGAATATTTATCGAAAACTTAGAGATCTGCCTTGTTGAGTTTCTTTGGGATCTTCACTTCAACGGTAACGGGTTTGCCTGCACGTAAAACTTTCACTGTCCAGAGGTTTTGCTCATTATTAGCACGCAATGCTTCTCGGGCTTCAGCCACATTTTTCACTGCTTTACCATTCACTTCTGTGATCACATCATCTTTCTGTAAACCGCTTTTTGCTGACGGTGAATCTGCTTCCACTTCCAATACTTTCACACCATTTCCT
The DNA window shown above is from Lacibacter sp. H375 and carries:
- the gatB gene encoding Asp-tRNA(Asn)/Glu-tRNA(Gln) amidotransferase subunit GatB — protein: MSNYSDKYEAVIGLEVHAQLLTKSKLFCGDSAGFGSEPNTHISPITLAHPGTLPKLNKEAIELAVRMGLACNCAIERKNYFARKHYFYPDLPKGYQLSQHTTPVCVGGFVKIKTDDGERNIQLNRIHMEEDAGKSMHDQEENYSVVDYNRAGVPLIEIVTEPDLHSGDEAAAYVTEVRKLVRTLNVCDGNMEEGSLRCDANISIRLKGEKKLGTKVEIKNLNSIRFLKKAIDHEVMRMIDMKEKGEMIVQQTRGFNPDTETTFAIRTKEDADDYRYMADPDLPPFVITDEFINAIKAALPELSEQKKQRFIQQYALPEYDAALLTDDKELADYFEAAAAETTSYKQIANWLLGPVKSVLNEEGKEISSLSIKPAQLVSIIQLVEDGKVSHTMAAQKLFPAMLQSNGTTALELAQQLNLIQERNEDALQKLIDEVLNNMPEKVTEYKKGKKGLIGLFVGEVMKKSKGKADPKLLNQLVTEKLAN